A window of Cryptomeria japonica chromosome 3, Sugi_1.0, whole genome shotgun sequence contains these coding sequences:
- the LOC131874547 gene encoding uncharacterized protein LOC131874547 — MVARARNKAQTSKTKVRNERRRNFNGGRNFAEAKTPSKKPVKPGAAAATTHPAGERERQSFSWCTREEAAAFAELNAAAEEKHRTDGERSSGFSARRGGGADKSGTGGADRGEERVPKAGPRKNKAQPKGTPRDAAETEVCGGGSGELGGRVAGTGNKHPPESRGRRRRKRKHRRGRFATHRKKPTKPTAREEKRPAGTAAGANAYGEETVAASNSRRSRGTNQIQHQHAQPGSKGREKKVAKLPNKETSRARAPNDQTRKPAKP, encoded by the exons ATGGTGGCAAGGGCCCGAAACAAGGCGCAGACCAGCAAGACGAAGGTTCGAAACGAACGCAGGCGAAACTTCAATGGCGGAAGGAACTTTGCCGAAGCCAAGACACCGTCGAAGAAGCCTGTCAAACCGGGAGCGGCGGCGGCTACAACACATCCCGCGGGGGAGAGAGAGCGGCAGTCCTTCAGCTGGTGCACGCGGGAGGAAGCAGCGGCGTTCGCAGAGCTCAACGCGGCGGCGGAGGAGAAGCACAGAACCGACGGCGAGAGAAGCAGCGGGTTTAGTGCGAGGCGCGGCGGCGGAGCGGACAAGAGCGGCACAGGAGGTGCAGACAGAGGCGAAGAGCGAGTCCCAAAGGCGGGGCCGAGGAAGAACAAGGCGCAACCAAAGGGGACACCGAGAGATGCGGCCGAGACAGAGGTCTGCGGTGGCGGCTCGGGGGAGCTCGGGGGCCGAGTAGCAG GCACGGGAAACAAACACCCGCCGGAAAGCCGAGGTAGACGTCGGCGAAAACGAAAACACCGGCGCGGGAGATTTGCGACCCACCGGAAAAAGCCTACGAAACCAACAGCGCGGGAAGAAAAGAGACCCGCCGGAACAGCTGCTGGGGCCAATGCCTATGGTGAGGAGACGGTGGCAGCTTCGAACAGCAGAAGAAGCCGGGGGACAAACCAGATCCAGCACCAACACGCACAACCAGGATCGAAGGGAAGAGAAAAGAAGGTAGCCAAGCTACCAAACAAAGAAACTTCCCGAGCACGAGCACCAAACGACCAAACCCGGAAACCAGCAAAACCGTGA